In Gimesia benthica, a single window of DNA contains:
- a CDS encoding DUF1501 domain-containing protein, which yields MQHELNLLQQEITRRQFFRRNATGIGAAALGSLLNSDLDAGPADSVLPSHFPGKAKRVIYLFMHGGPSQMELFDYKPRLKELNASPLPDSVRGDQRLTGMTSNQKSFPVAAPNQFRFQRHGESGTWVSDALPHLAKVIDDVCVIKSMHTEAINHDPAVTLMQTGHQQPGRPSFGAWSSYGLGSENQNLPAFVVLISDGSASRPADPLYARLWGTGFLPSSHQGVNFRKKGDPVLYLSNPSGLTDASRRSMLDSLAMLNERQFEAYRDPEIQTRIAQYEMAYRMQTSVPDLTDFSNESEQTFDLYGEASRKPGTYAANCLLARRMAERGVRFIQLYHRGWDQHYNLPSDLRLQCGDIDQPTAGLLTDLKQRGLLDDTLIIWGGEFGRTIYSQGTLTSTDYGRDHHGRCFTMWLAGGGIKPGISYGATDDFCYNIAENPVHVHDLNATLLHCMGLNHERLIYKHQGRDYRLTDVHGTVLEDILA from the coding sequence ATGCAGCACGAACTTAATCTGCTCCAACAGGAAATCACCCGCCGGCAGTTTTTCCGCCGCAATGCGACGGGAATTGGTGCGGCTGCCCTGGGATCACTGCTCAATTCGGATCTCGATGCAGGTCCTGCTGACTCGGTGCTACCCTCCCATTTTCCGGGGAAAGCGAAACGTGTGATCTATCTGTTCATGCACGGCGGCCCCTCGCAGATGGAACTCTTCGACTATAAACCGCGTCTCAAAGAATTAAACGCGAGTCCGCTCCCCGACTCGGTTCGCGGTGATCAACGTCTGACCGGTATGACCTCCAATCAGAAATCGTTCCCGGTTGCAGCCCCAAACCAGTTCCGTTTTCAACGACATGGAGAAAGTGGCACTTGGGTCAGCGATGCACTGCCGCACCTGGCGAAGGTGATCGATGATGTCTGCGTAATCAAATCGATGCACACCGAAGCGATCAACCACGATCCGGCAGTCACACTGATGCAGACCGGACACCAGCAACCGGGACGTCCCAGCTTTGGAGCCTGGTCCAGTTACGGACTGGGTAGTGAGAACCAGAACCTGCCCGCGTTTGTGGTATTGATCTCCGACGGTAGCGCGTCCCGTCCCGCGGATCCCCTGTATGCCCGCCTGTGGGGCACCGGATTTCTGCCTTCGAGTCACCAGGGAGTCAACTTCCGGAAGAAAGGCGATCCGGTACTCTATCTCTCCAATCCGTCCGGTCTCACTGACGCCAGTAGACGGAGTATGCTGGACAGCCTGGCCATGCTGAATGAAAGGCAGTTTGAAGCCTATCGCGATCCGGAAATCCAGACCCGCATTGCGCAATACGAGATGGCTTACCGCATGCAGACTTCCGTTCCTGACCTGACCGACTTTTCGAATGAAAGTGAGCAGACATTCGATCTCTATGGTGAGGCTTCCCGTAAACCGGGAACCTACGCCGCCAACTGCCTGCTGGCCCGAAGAATGGCAGAGCGGGGTGTGCGGTTCATTCAACTCTATCACCGGGGCTGGGACCAGCATTACAATCTGCCCAGCGACCTGCGTCTGCAGTGCGGCGACATTGATCAGCCAACCGCAGGACTACTCACTGATCTCAAACAGCGTGGACTGCTGGACGACACTCTGATCATCTGGGGCGGCGAATTCGGCCGCACGATTTACAGTCAGGGTACACTCACCAGCACCGATTACGGCAGAGATCATCACGGCCGCTGCTTCACCATGTGGCTGGCCGGCGGCGGAATTAAGCCGGGCATATCCTACGGCGCGACAGACGATTTCTGTTACAACATCGCCGAGAACCCGGTCCATGTACACGATCTCAACGCCACACTATTACATTGCATGGGTCTGAACCACGAACGCCTGATATACAAACACCAGGGTCGCGACTACCGTCTGACCGATGTACATGGGACGGTGTTAGAAGACATCCTGGCGTGA
- a CDS encoding GntR family transcriptional regulator: MQILTLTKYIKADLIARLSRDELSPDALTLAALSDHYQVSVTPIYHAINELIEEGYLYREKNRRLCVNQEKMSDAQTAAKSPQPAPPEDHFKRITDDLLAMSLNGESVFLREMASAKKYDISRTSLRNIFNRLAGDGMLEHVPRRGWKLRSFNQHDLDAFIEVRVVLELKALDLAKESLEKRVLQKILDGNQVPETDEEPLQIDNSLHEYLIKQSDNYYIISFFDRHGRYFDLLFLWESNDRDAAIQEIQQHQRILSALINEDWTTARKELEFHLRSNHPVLSQLKR; this comes from the coding sequence ATGCAGATTCTGACTCTCACCAAATACATCAAAGCCGACCTGATCGCCCGGCTGTCACGGGATGAACTGTCCCCCGATGCGCTAACGCTGGCGGCACTCTCAGACCATTATCAGGTGAGCGTTACCCCGATCTATCATGCAATCAATGAATTGATTGAAGAAGGGTATCTCTATCGGGAAAAGAACCGGCGTCTGTGCGTCAATCAGGAGAAAATGAGCGATGCCCAGACCGCGGCGAAGTCCCCCCAACCAGCGCCTCCCGAAGATCATTTCAAACGTATTACCGATGACCTGCTCGCGATGAGCCTGAATGGCGAATCCGTGTTTCTGCGGGAAATGGCGTCGGCGAAAAAGTATGACATCAGCCGCACCAGTCTGCGGAATATCTTCAATCGGCTGGCCGGTGACGGAATGCTGGAGCATGTCCCTCGCAGAGGCTGGAAGCTGCGTTCATTCAATCAACACGATCTCGATGCCTTCATCGAAGTTCGCGTGGTCCTCGAACTCAAGGCACTGGATCTGGCGAAAGAGAGCCTCGAAAAACGGGTGCTGCAGAAAATACTGGACGGCAACCAGGTTCCCGAGACTGATGAGGAACCGCTGCAGATCGATAACAGCCTGCACGAATATCTGATCAAACAGTCGGATAACTATTACATCATCAGTTTTTTTGATCGGCATGGTCGCTATTTCGACCTGCTGTTCCTCTGGGAATCCAACGACCGCGACGCTGCCATTCAGGAGATCCAGCAGCATCAGCGAATCTTGAGCGCACTCATCAATGAAGACTGGACGACCGCCCGCAAAGAGTTGGAATTCCACCTCCGCAGCAATCACCCGGTCCTCTCGCAGCTTAAACGCTGA
- the queF gene encoding preQ(1) synthase produces the protein MSEADSPRSLLETFENPYPNRDYVMETVCPEFTSVCPKTGQPDFGTLIITYIPDQVCFELKSLKLYLQSYRNVGAFYEDVTNRIMDDLVAVTDPRWLELRAEFTPRGGISSTITVSHHKAGNEE, from the coding sequence ATGAGTGAAGCCGATTCCCCACGCAGCCTGCTGGAAACGTTCGAAAACCCCTACCCCAACCGTGACTATGTCATGGAAACGGTCTGTCCCGAATTCACCTCGGTCTGCCCCAAAACCGGTCAGCCTGACTTCGGCACATTGATCATTACTTACATCCCCGATCAGGTCTGTTTCGAACTAAAATCACTCAAGCTTTACCTGCAGAGCTATCGCAACGTGGGTGCCTTCTACGAAGACGTGACCAACCGCATTATGGATGACCTGGTTGCAGTTACCGACCCTCGCTGGCTCGAACTGCGAGCAGAATTTACTCCCCGGGGCGGGATCAGCAGTACCATTACTGTGTCGCACCACAAAGCGGGTAACGAAGAGTAA
- a CDS encoding acyltransferase family protein, producing the protein MTQNTPNSESHEPETIPLQKTPETEFVTPPAIPPATAEKEEQEQKQGKTPPVSQRLTSLDAYRGFVMLAMASGGLYIANAVRNSPEILQQYDGTQWESSWKYLWQTLSYQLSHVEWTGAGFWDLIQPSFMFMVGVSMPFSVRKRKQKGDSTLRIWGHAIFRSVLLVALGVFLSSRSGPHTNFTFANVLCQIGLGYLVVFFYVNRSFVTQLIGVVTILGGYWFFFYQYMPAEAELTAVKNYLTEVKHLDESEWTQFSGFGEPWNKHTNAAASVDRRLLNQFPRYEEPYQGQKFWVNHGGYQTLNFIPSIATMLFGLMAGQLLMSNRLDKMKVKWLLQAGLICFVISMLLDTSIWPVNIAQWEWHLVPIVKRIWSPGWAIFSAGWAFWFLAVFYWIIDVKGYKKWAFPFVVVGMNSIAMYIMAQLIRPWIQKSLEMHLTTVDKMTGWSVAGSLFSSDCPYAPIAVSATVLFVLWLICLWMYLQRIFIKI; encoded by the coding sequence ATGACACAAAATACTCCGAATTCAGAGTCACATGAGCCGGAAACCATTCCTCTGCAGAAAACTCCGGAAACTGAGTTTGTCACACCCCCGGCGATCCCTCCCGCAACCGCTGAAAAAGAAGAGCAGGAACAGAAACAGGGGAAAACACCCCCGGTCAGTCAGCGTCTGACGTCTCTGGATGCCTATCGTGGATTTGTCATGCTGGCGATGGCCTCCGGAGGACTCTACATCGCCAACGCGGTGCGGAACTCACCTGAAATTCTGCAGCAGTATGATGGTACCCAGTGGGAATCCTCGTGGAAGTATCTCTGGCAGACACTCTCCTACCAGTTAAGTCATGTAGAGTGGACCGGTGCCGGTTTCTGGGACCTGATTCAGCCCTCTTTCATGTTCATGGTTGGCGTTTCGATGCCCTTTTCGGTACGCAAGCGGAAACAGAAGGGGGATTCCACGCTCCGCATCTGGGGGCATGCCATTTTTCGATCGGTGCTCCTTGTGGCTCTGGGAGTCTTTCTCTCTTCTCGCTCTGGCCCCCACACCAATTTCACTTTTGCGAATGTTCTCTGCCAGATCGGCCTGGGTTATCTGGTGGTCTTCTTTTATGTAAACCGGTCTTTTGTGACACAGTTAATTGGCGTCGTCACCATTCTGGGAGGTTACTGGTTCTTTTTCTATCAATACATGCCTGCAGAGGCAGAGCTGACGGCCGTCAAGAACTACCTGACTGAAGTCAAACACCTGGACGAATCGGAGTGGACTCAGTTTTCCGGCTTCGGGGAACCGTGGAATAAACACACAAATGCCGCCGCGTCCGTGGATCGTCGGTTGCTGAACCAGTTCCCTCGCTACGAAGAGCCCTACCAGGGACAGAAGTTCTGGGTGAACCATGGGGGCTATCAGACGCTCAATTTTATTCCGTCCATCGCGACCATGCTGTTTGGTCTGATGGCCGGACAACTGTTGATGTCCAACCGCCTGGATAAAATGAAAGTGAAATGGCTGCTGCAGGCGGGCTTAATCTGTTTCGTGATATCGATGTTGCTGGATACTTCAATCTGGCCGGTTAATATCGCGCAATGGGAGTGGCATCTGGTACCGATTGTCAAACGGATCTGGTCCCCGGGCTGGGCCATTTTCAGCGCCGGCTGGGCCTTCTGGTTCCTGGCGGTATTCTATTGGATTATCGACGTCAAAGGTTATAAAAAGTGGGCCTTCCCCTTTGTGGTGGTCGGCATGAACTCGATTGCCATGTATATTATGGCGCAGTTGATTCGTCCCTGGATTCAAAAGTCGCTCGAAATGCATCTGACCACGGTCGATAAAATGACCGGCTGGTCTGTGGCCGGTTCACTGTTCAGCTCTGATTGTCCCTACGCCCCGATCGCCGTATCTGCGACGGTTCTGTTTGTACTGTGGCTGATCTGTCTCTGGATGTATCTGCAGCGGATCTTTATCAAGATTTGA
- the galE gene encoding UDP-glucose 4-epimerase GalE → MTILVTGGAGYIGSHCVRQLIQSGKKVCVIDNLSRGHRAAVPAEASFFQLDLLETEPLTEIMKSQRIEKVIHFAALAYVGESVTDPLPYYTSNTAGTLSLLRAMRQARVSQLVFSSSCATYGIPDQLPITEDSPQRPINPYGWSKLFVEQILKDCASSYPNFGFIGLRYFNVAGCSKDGAVGEDHDPETHLIPNCLRTALGQQSHITVLGNDYPTPDGTCIRDYIHVDDICSAHLLALNALTTQSSRFYNVGLGQGFSVQEVISTSEKVTGCPIPVDIQPRRPGDPPMLSASHERISSELGWSPKYRSLEEIIQTAWDWFRTHPAGYRTDDP, encoded by the coding sequence ATGACCATTCTGGTAACCGGCGGTGCCGGCTATATTGGCTCGCATTGTGTCCGGCAGTTAATTCAGTCCGGCAAAAAAGTCTGCGTGATAGACAATCTATCACGGGGACATCGTGCAGCAGTCCCTGCAGAAGCCTCTTTCTTTCAGTTGGATCTGCTGGAGACCGAGCCACTCACGGAAATCATGAAATCCCAGCGGATTGAAAAGGTCATTCATTTCGCAGCCCTGGCTTATGTTGGGGAATCGGTTACGGATCCGTTACCCTATTATACAAGCAACACAGCGGGTACGCTTTCGCTGTTACGAGCCATGCGTCAGGCCCGTGTGAGCCAGCTGGTTTTCAGTTCTTCCTGTGCAACCTACGGCATCCCGGATCAACTTCCGATAACAGAAGATAGCCCTCAACGCCCCATCAACCCTTATGGCTGGTCCAAACTGTTTGTCGAACAGATCCTGAAAGACTGCGCCAGCAGTTACCCCAACTTCGGTTTTATCGGCTTGCGATACTTCAACGTGGCAGGCTGCTCGAAAGATGGTGCGGTGGGGGAAGATCACGATCCGGAAACGCACCTGATCCCCAACTGTCTTCGGACAGCCCTGGGACAGCAATCGCATATCACAGTGCTGGGGAACGATTATCCGACTCCAGATGGAACCTGCATTCGCGACTATATTCACGTGGATGATATTTGCTCTGCCCACCTGCTGGCCCTGAATGCATTGACCACGCAATCCAGCCGTTTTTATAACGTTGGTCTGGGGCAGGGCTTCTCGGTTCAGGAAGTGATCAGCACATCAGAAAAAGTGACAGGCTGTCCCATTCCCGTTGATATTCAGCCACGACGCCCCGGTGATCCCCCCATGCTCTCCGCTTCTCACGAACGGATTTCGAGTGAACTGGGCTGGTCTCCGAAATACAGGAGTCTGGAAGAGATCATTCAGACAGCCTGGGACTGGTTCCGGACTCATCCCGCCGGTTATCGGACGGATGATCCATAG
- a CDS encoding DEAD/DEAH box helicase, which yields MTIDFPEVRFRGTLRPSQAEAISVIEQQLNSGKKRLHIVAPPGSGKTVLGLYLWAQHVRRPALVLSPNSAIQSQWAARTDLFHSPVDTRQLVTTDSDQNALLTSLTYQSVTLPRQGDSEVEEAALEYWIELLIAREQAQDPLEAFTWIADLKQHNPDYYEKRFRTYRKTVRDQLVLSGNALDLLHASSQETLTQLKSRGVGLIIFDECHHLMGHWGRVLADAHDFLEQPVIIGLTATPPDEKGKLQEDIDRYHNFFGPIDYEVPIPAVVKDGYLAPYQDLAYFVRPATEELTYIANTDDQLQQIMETLCSEKEATPLISDADEPAETSLVPQERVEPLPEWLLSILQNLELPSGKVDDWTTFERRDPSLADAARLFLQQRGLELPLHVPPLDITNIDEEIPRLNYWGPVLDRYIRHRLRRSPAPEDQELATQTVDQLRLLGLQITETGSQPCASPVGRVIAYSRSKIQALIPVLRAEMQNLGDTIRAVVIADFEKTSATSAEVEHLLDEEAGGAIAAFKELVKDPETDKLNPVLLTGSSVLIDDDIGELLQTAAEQWLTDRKIEVTLSLQPYDGFHVLNGSGSQWSPRVYVEMITDLFQQGLTCCLVGTRGLLGKVGTRIKSMFWSI from the coding sequence GTGACGATTGATTTCCCGGAAGTCCGTTTTCGTGGCACACTCAGGCCATCGCAGGCTGAGGCGATTTCGGTAATTGAACAGCAGTTGAACTCCGGCAAAAAACGACTGCACATCGTCGCACCTCCCGGTTCCGGCAAAACGGTGCTCGGTCTTTATCTCTGGGCGCAGCACGTCAGACGTCCCGCCCTCGTTCTGTCTCCCAATTCGGCGATTCAATCCCAGTGGGCAGCACGCACCGATCTGTTTCATTCGCCCGTCGATACCCGACAGCTTGTCACGACAGACTCGGATCAGAATGCACTTTTGACTTCACTGACCTATCAGTCAGTGACTCTCCCACGACAGGGAGACTCCGAAGTTGAAGAAGCAGCGCTGGAATACTGGATCGAATTACTGATCGCTCGAGAGCAGGCCCAGGATCCTCTGGAAGCGTTCACCTGGATTGCGGATCTCAAACAGCACAATCCCGATTATTACGAGAAGCGGTTCCGTACCTACCGTAAAACGGTACGTGACCAACTGGTGCTGAGCGGGAATGCACTCGATCTACTGCATGCATCGTCTCAGGAAACGCTCACACAGCTCAAGAGCAGGGGAGTTGGCCTGATTATCTTCGACGAATGTCACCACCTGATGGGGCACTGGGGGCGCGTACTCGCTGATGCACACGACTTCCTGGAACAACCCGTCATCATCGGCCTGACCGCCACGCCTCCTGACGAAAAAGGGAAACTTCAGGAGGACATTGATCGCTATCACAACTTTTTCGGACCGATTGATTACGAAGTTCCGATTCCCGCAGTGGTCAAGGACGGCTATCTGGCCCCTTATCAGGACCTGGCTTACTTTGTGCGTCCTGCGACGGAAGAACTGACTTACATCGCAAATACCGATGACCAGTTACAGCAGATCATGGAAACCCTGTGCAGCGAGAAAGAAGCGACTCCTCTGATCTCTGATGCTGACGAACCCGCTGAAACGTCTCTCGTGCCACAAGAGCGTGTGGAGCCACTCCCAGAATGGCTATTATCTATCCTGCAGAATCTGGAACTACCTTCCGGCAAAGTGGATGACTGGACGACCTTCGAACGCCGCGATCCTTCACTGGCGGACGCAGCCCGTCTGTTTCTGCAACAACGCGGACTGGAACTTCCGTTACACGTACCACCACTGGACATCACCAACATCGACGAAGAGATCCCCCGACTGAATTACTGGGGGCCTGTGCTGGATCGCTACATCCGTCATCGCCTCAGACGCTCACCCGCACCAGAAGATCAGGAGCTGGCGACACAAACGGTCGATCAGTTGCGGCTGTTGGGACTGCAAATCACGGAAACCGGTTCACAGCCCTGTGCGTCCCCGGTAGGACGTGTGATTGCGTATTCACGGAGCAAAATTCAGGCACTGATTCCTGTCCTCCGAGCCGAGATGCAGAATCTGGGAGACACGATACGCGCCGTGGTGATAGCTGACTTTGAAAAGACTTCAGCCACCTCAGCGGAAGTGGAGCATCTGCTCGATGAAGAAGCGGGGGGCGCCATTGCTGCTTTCAAAGAACTGGTCAAAGACCCGGAAACCGATAAATTAAATCCCGTGCTGCTCACCGGTTCCAGCGTACTCATTGATGATGATATCGGAGAGCTCCTGCAGACTGCAGCTGAACAATGGCTGACTGACAGAAAGATTGAGGTCACGCTCAGCCTGCAACCCTACGATGGATTCCACGTCCTCAACGGCAGTGGTTCACAGTGGTCTCCCCGGGTGTATGTGGAGATGATTACAGACCTCTTTCAACAGGGACTCACCTGCTGCCTGGTAGGAACCCGGGGGCTGTTGGGGAAGGTTGGGACGCGAATAAAATCAATGTTTTGGTCGATCTGA
- a CDS encoding AAA family ATPase: MSKQTNNLQTVLNKWLERDLTKEADTGKLSPVFLMDDLVCDVTDIINADRFPILYGGSGVGKSSVIHKLVALSAAGQGPEALQGTRILKLSFRRALASLKKEDQLRGEFQKLLDVLLETDENIVPFFSDMEILNDYYLQPLLQSYAYQTQRPLLAEGDRTSVEAMFENYPDLESHFVALKVDEPDLSTARQIVRHWSEYQQQTDRVRITETAQEEALLLSHRFLSRLNMPRKVLDLLNQVKVVRKKARKVNGRDVIDRFHQVHKVPLSLIDPAIKLELQQVRAHFAESVLGQDQAVDAVVRMIGTIKAGLSDIRRPLGAFLFAGPTGVGKTHIAQKLSEYLLGRPDSMVRLNMADFQTEVSALTLFGDPEAYALSKRQGLLTQRLQGQSFTVLLLDEFEKCAPPVLDRFMQLIDEGCFINGTGETVSCRSTVIIATTNAGAELYRKSLIGFADGVSSQLEMEQAMQRRLMEHFRFEFLNRFDEIVYFHALNADHIRAIAACELGLLQNRIGLKRHRISIQPDRSILDWLALKGYDPYFGARFLRRTIERYVTPVIADVINSQSLEKGTTLELSFEGQQVVVRFARKQSDDSNREQTATFAGKPVAEKSLPGRKKERSTTAV, encoded by the coding sequence ATGTCAAAACAGACAAACAATCTGCAAACAGTGCTGAATAAATGGCTCGAGCGTGATCTGACAAAAGAAGCAGACACGGGGAAACTCTCTCCAGTGTTTCTGATGGATGACCTGGTTTGCGATGTGACCGATATCATCAATGCAGACCGCTTCCCTATTTTGTATGGCGGGAGTGGTGTGGGAAAATCTTCGGTCATCCACAAGCTGGTAGCACTTTCAGCAGCTGGACAGGGACCGGAAGCATTGCAGGGAACGCGGATTCTCAAACTCTCGTTTCGACGAGCCCTGGCCAGTCTCAAAAAAGAAGATCAGCTGCGCGGTGAATTTCAGAAACTGCTCGATGTTTTACTGGAAACAGATGAGAATATCGTTCCGTTTTTCTCTGACATGGAGATCCTGAACGACTATTATCTGCAGCCGTTATTACAGTCCTACGCTTATCAGACTCAGCGTCCCCTGCTGGCCGAAGGAGATCGGACCAGCGTGGAAGCGATGTTTGAAAACTATCCGGATCTGGAAAGCCATTTTGTCGCTCTGAAAGTTGATGAACCGGACTTGTCTACGGCCCGACAGATTGTAAGACATTGGTCCGAATATCAGCAACAGACGGATCGAGTTCGGATTACGGAGACCGCACAGGAAGAAGCGTTGCTGTTATCACACCGTTTTCTTTCCAGGCTGAATATGCCTCGTAAGGTGCTGGATCTGTTGAACCAGGTCAAGGTAGTGCGGAAAAAGGCCCGTAAAGTTAATGGACGGGATGTCATTGATCGGTTTCACCAGGTGCACAAGGTTCCGTTGTCCCTGATTGATCCCGCAATCAAGCTCGAACTGCAACAGGTACGAGCACACTTTGCTGAGTCTGTCCTGGGGCAGGATCAGGCCGTGGATGCGGTTGTGCGGATGATTGGTACGATTAAGGCGGGTTTGAGTGATATACGTCGTCCACTGGGAGCGTTCCTGTTCGCGGGACCGACGGGAGTGGGTAAAACGCATATCGCACAGAAACTGTCTGAATATCTGCTGGGACGGCCGGACAGCATGGTTCGGTTGAATATGGCAGATTTCCAGACGGAAGTATCTGCCTTGACTTTGTTCGGTGATCCGGAGGCGTATGCGTTATCCAAACGCCAGGGACTGCTGACCCAGCGTCTGCAGGGGCAGTCTTTCACTGTGCTGTTACTGGATGAATTTGAGAAGTGTGCACCGCCTGTCCTGGACCGCTTTATGCAGTTAATCGATGAAGGCTGTTTCATTAATGGAACGGGCGAGACGGTTTCCTGCCGTTCGACTGTGATTATTGCCACCACGAACGCAGGAGCTGAACTTTATCGTAAGAGTTTGATCGGTTTTGCAGACGGAGTGTCATCTCAACTGGAGATGGAACAGGCAATGCAACGACGGTTGATGGAACATTTCCGTTTCGAATTTTTGAATCGCTTTGACGAAATCGTGTATTTCCACGCGTTGAATGCGGATCATATTCGGGCAATTGCCGCTTGCGAACTGGGGCTGTTACAGAACCGCATCGGTTTGAAGCGGCACCGGATTTCCATTCAGCCGGATCGGTCAATTCTGGACTGGCTGGCATTGAAAGGGTACGACCCTTACTTCGGTGCCCGTTTTTTAAGACGGACGATTGAGCGTTATGTCACGCCCGTGATTGCGGATGTGATTAACTCTCAATCATTGGAAAAAGGGACAACACTCGAACTCTCATTCGAGGGACAGCAAGTCGTCGTCCGTTTTGCCAGGAAACAGTCTGATGATTCGAACCGGGAGCAGACTGCCACGTTTGCGGGAAAACCCGTGGCTGAAAAGTCTTTGCCTGGTCGCAAGAAGGAACGATCGACTACAGCGGTCTGA